A stretch of DNA from Gottschalkia acidurici 9a:
AATTATTTCTAGTAGTTCATTTTTATCTACCAATACTTTACTAGCAAAAGGTATACTAGATCCACTCTCTACTATGTCTTCTATCTCATCTAATAATTTGAAAATATCCATTTTATTTTTGCCCCTCCTTAGTTTTTTCTTTAATAGCATCCTTTACAATTTTAGGAACTAAAGAAGAAATGTCTCCATTGAACATAGCTACTTCTTTTACTATACTTGAACTTAAAAAAGAATACTGTGTGCTTGAAATTAAAAACACAGTCTCTATATCGTTATATAGGCTTTTATTAGTTAAAGCCATTTGCATTTCATATTCATAGTCTGAAACTGCTCTTAGTCCCCTTACTATTACATCAATATTGTTTTCTCTTACATAGTCTATTAGTAGCCCTGAGAAAGTATCTACTTCTACATTTTTATAATCTTTTAAAACTTCTTCAAGAAGTTCTGATCTTTCTTCTACTGAAAACATACTATTTTTAGAAGAATTATTTAATACGGCTACTATCACTTTATCAAATTTTTTAGAACATCTATCTATTATATCTAAGTGTCCATTAGTTACTGGATCAAAGCTACCTGGATATACTGCTATCATTAATTTTGAACCTCCTCATAAGTATAAAAAGAAACTGAAGTATCTCCATACTTTCTATAATCTGCTTTTACAAAACCATGACTTTGATTTGGTAGCTCTAGTTTTGTTTCGTGTTCTACTATGATTTTTCCTTCTTTATTTAGCAAATTTTCTTCACTTATATTTTCTAAGGTAGACATAACATGTTCTTTAGCATAAGGAGGATCAAGAAATATATAGTCAAATCTAATTTTCTTACTTCCTAATATTTTTATAGCTCTATTTACATTATTTTTATAAACCAAGGACTTTTCTAAAAGCCTAGTGTTTGAAAGATTTTCTTTTATAATTTTAATACTATTAATATCACTGTCCACAAAGTAGCAAGTCTCAGCGCCTCTACTTAAAAATTCTATACCGATACCTCCTGAACCTGAAAATAAATCCAGTACAGTACTTTTTTCATCTATATATCCTAATATATTAAATATAGATTCTTTTACTTTGTCCGAGGTCGGTCTAGTGTTTAATCCTTTAGGTGACTTTAAACTATGTCCTCTGGCTATTCCTGTTATAACTCTCATTCGTATCATCTCCTTACTACTAACAGTATTTTAACATATTAAATTATTATGCACAAAGACTATTAAAGTAAAATTAGTTCAATATTTAAAATTTCTATCTATATTTATTATAAATATAATAAAGCACTATCAGTATTCTATTTTAATGAACTGATAGTGCTTAAATATCTTAACTTTATCTTTTTGGAGTTTTAAATACTATATAACTACTTCTTGCATATCTTCAATTTTTTCTACTTTTATAGCACATACCTTGTATTCCGCAGTTTTTGTAACTGGGTCAAAAGCTGAGTTTGTAAGTTCATTTACTGGTGATTCTCTATAGTGGAATGTCATAAATACCATTCCTAGTTTAACTCTTTCAGTTACTGTTACTCTAGTCACTATAGATCCACGTCTAGAAGATACTCTTGCAAAGTCTCCTTCTTCTAATCCTAGTCTCTTCGCGTCTACTGGATTTATCTCTGCAAGTTCATGTGGTCTTATACCATCTAGTTTATCAGACCATCTAGTCATGACATTGTAGTGGTATAGCATTCTACCTGTTGTAAGAAGTATTGGATAGTCTTCACAAGTAAGCTCTGCTGGTGGCTCATATTCAACTGGAAGCATTAATCCTTTTCCTCTAGGGAAAGTTCCCTTATGAAGAATTGGAGTTCCAGGATGGTCTTCTGTTGGACATGGCCATGGTATACCAACTTTGTCTATTCTTTGATAACTTATTCCTCTATAGCTAGGAGTAGTTTTTCTAATTTCTTCATGAATTTCTTCTGAATCTCTGTAGTCAAACCCTTTTGCTCCTAAACCTTTTGCTACTTCACATAGTATTTTCCAGTCTAGTCTTGCTTCTCCTGGTGGATCTACTGCTTTTCTAACTCTTTGAACTCTTCTTTCAGTATTTGTAAATGTTCCATCTTTTTCAGCATAGCATGTTGCTGGTAATACTACATCTGCAAGCTTAGCAGTTTCTGATAAGAATATATCTTGAACTACTAAAAAGTCTAAATTATTTAAAGATTTTCTAACATGATTTGCATCTGGATCTGTAAGAACAGGATCTTCTCCCATAACATACATAGCCTTAACGTTTCCATCATGTGCTTCATCTAGCATTTCTGGTATTCTAAGTCCATTTTTAGAATTTAACTTTGTTCCCCAAGTTTCTTCAAAGAACTTTAAGTTTTTCTCATCCTCAACGTTTTGATATCCTGGGAATGTGTTTGGAAGTGCTCCCATATCACAAGCGCCTTGAACGTTATTTTGTCCACGCATTGGATTAATTCCAGCATTCTCTATTCCTAGATGTCCTGTAATCATAGCAAGATTTGCAAGATTCATAACATTAGCTGTTCCCGTTGTATGTTCTGTGATTCCTAGTGTATAGAATATACCTGCTTTTTTAGTACTAGTATAAAGTTTAGCAGTTTCATATAATAATTCTTCTGATATTCCTGTTATCCTAGTTGCTACATCAGGTGGATAATTTTCTATTACTTCTAATACACTTTCAAATCCTGTACAACGACTTTCTATAAATTCTTTATCATGCCATCCTTCTCTCACTATGATGTGCATTATACCATTTATTAACGCTGCATCCGTACCAGAATTTAATGGAAGCCATAGTGTGGCTCTTTCTGCAAGTTCTGTACGACGAGGATCTATTACTATAAGTTTTGATCCATTTTTAGCAGCTTTTTTCATTTTATTTCCGATTATAGGATGTGCCTCTGTAGCATTTGATCCTATAATAAATAATACTTCATTACCCTCTACCTCACCGATAGAGTTTGTCATAGCTCCACTTCCTAATGTAGTTGCAAGACCTGCAACTGTAGGAGCGTGTCAGGTTCGAGCGCAGTGATCTACGTTATTAGTACCTACTGCTACTCTCATCATTTTTTGGAAAACAAAGTTATCTTCATTTACGCAACGTGCCGAACTTAATCCTGCTATTGAATCTGATCCATATTGTTCTTTTGTATCTTTTAATTTACCAATTACCAGTTTCATAGCTTCTTCCCAGCTTGCTTCTACAAACTCTCCTTTTTTCTTGATTAGAGGAGTAGTAAGTCTTTCTTCACTATTTATAAGATCTATATGGTATCTTCCTTTTACACAAAGAGATCTACCATTTACCGGGGAATCTGGATTTGGAGTTACCCCTACCACTTTTCCATCTTTAACATTTAAGTCAAAGTTACATCCAGTACCACAGAATGGACATGTAGTACGAACTTTTGTTACTTCCCATGGCTTTATTCCTTTTAATTGTTTATTTGAAATCGCACCTGTAGGACACATACTTATACATTGTCCGCAAAGTCTACAGTTTTTGTAATCTATTGGTTCATCAAACCCTGTAGCTATTTTAGAATCAAAACCTCTACCTACGAAGTCTATAGCTGTAGTAACTTGAATTTCACTACATACTCTTACACATTTACCACATAAAATACATTTGCTTTGATCCCTTTCCATAACGGGATTTAAGCTTTCTATAGCATAATTCTTTCTTTCACCTTCGAATGAAGGTTTTCTTACACCATATCTATAAGCATATGATTGAAGTCCACAATTCCCAACTTTATCACAAGTTAAGCAATCCTTTGGATGATTTGATAATAATAAATCTAATATATTCTTTCTAGCTTCAACAACTCTTTTAGATTCTGACTGTACAACCATACCTTCTGATACTTCTACAGAACAAGAAGCAACAAGATTTCTAGCTCCTTCTACTTCTACTACACATATTCTACAGCCACCAAAAGATGAGAGTTCTTTGTCATAGCATAAGTGTGGAATATCTATTCCGTTTTCTTTAGCAGCTTCTAGTATAGTAGTTCCTTTTTTTACTGTAACTTTTTTACCGTCTATAACGAATGTAACCATAATCCCACCTCCAATTTATAATATTCAAACTACATAAATCTTCTAGCATTGCATTTATAACTTATATTTTTAACTATTGAAGCCATTATCGTTATTCCTTTTTGGGAATCACGATGGCATAAAAAAAACAGGAAGCTGCTTCCGTTATTCCTTTTTGGGTTCCTCGATGTTATTCTAACATCAATATTTTAAAAAGTAAATAGTATTTTTAAAATAAGTATGTTAGTTAAATAACTAATTTTCAATGGTTATAGATTGTATAATATAACCATTCACTATAAAGTCTGTTATCTCTTTTACGTTTTCAAAGTTAAAGTAAGGTATATTTTCGTCTATATAACTATCACTTATTATACATATTAGTTCTTCACTTTTACATTTAATTCTTCCTTTTCCTATTGATTCTCTATAGACCTCAATCTTTGGTTTATTCTCACTCTTATATCCTTCAGTAATTATTATATCTACATCATTAATATAACTTATTAAGTCATCTAAACTCTTTTCTTTTTCTACATTCGATATAAGTGCAAATTTGTTGGGTGAAGATAACATAACTGTATCGGCTCCAGCTTCCATGTGCATATAAGTGTCCTTACCCTTATGATCTATATCAAAGTCACCACAATGGTGCTTTATCACAGCTACTTTATACCCTCTATTTTTTAATTCGCTTATTATTTTAGTTAATATAGTGGTTTTCCCTGAATTAGAATATCCGACCATAGAAATAACAGGTATCATTTTATTTTGCTCCTTCTTCATCTAATAATATAACATCTACTTTTTGTCCCTTTTCTAGAGGAGAACTATTTGAAGGAATATCTACTAGTCCATTGCAATCTATCATAGATCTTAACACTCCTGGATTTTGTTTTCCGGACAAGTAAATCTCCACTCTTTCTTCCTTTTTTACAACTTTTACTCTCATGAATCTTCTTTGACTACTTGTCTTCTTGAAATCATCCATCATTACTCCTACAACTTTATTTCTTTCCCAATTTCTACTACCACATATTTTCTTTATAAGAGGTCTTACCATAACTTCAAATGTTATAAGAGCTGCTCCAGGATTTCCTGAAAGTCCTATTAAAATCTTTTCTTTGTACTCTGAGGCTAATGCTGGTGTTCCTGGCTTCATTTTTACTCTCGAGAATATAGTTTCTGCTCCTATTTTGTCATATGCATTTTGAATTAAGTCATAATCCCCTACAGATGCTCCTCCTGTAGATATTATAAAGTCACATTCATTTACCTTTTCTCTAAATATCTCTGATATTTTTTCTAGATCATCTTCTACGATTCCTAAGCTTATAGGAATTCCTCCATGCTGAATGATAGATGCTGATATACTATATATATTACTATTGTATATTTTACCCTCATCTAAGCTCTGTGTTATATCTCTAAGCTCTGTTCCTGTAGATAGAACCCCTATCTTAGGTTTTTTATAAACATTAACTTCTCTCATTCCTAGTGCAGCAAACATTCCTACACATCCTGGATTTATCGTAGTTCCTTTAAGTATTAATTTTTCTCCTTTTTTAACGTCTTCTCCTATATCTACAAAATTCTCATATGCCTTTGAACTTACATATATGTTTACAAATTCTATACCTTCATCAGTATCTTCTTTTCTTATTATAGTATCATATCCATGAGGTATCATAGCTCCAGTCATTATCTTTATAGTAGTGTTCTCTTTAGCTTCTCCTTTAAAAACACGACCTGCCGGAGCAGTTCCTATTACCTTAAGTTTTATAGGATTCTCTTTCGAAGCATTCTTTACATCATTGGACTTAACTGCATATCCATCTAGTGGTGATCTGTTAAATTCCGGAACATTTATAGTTGCATATATATCTTCCGCTAATACTCTATTTAATGACTCCATTATATTAATACTTTCAACTTCTGTAGTCTTTACTTTTGATAACAATATTTCTTTAGCTAATTCAAGTTCTATACCTTTAATCACTTTGCTCACCTTCTTTTAATTTATCTTGTTAAGTTGATTCTAAAGTAATATAGGTTTTTTTCAACTCTAAAATATACTACTGTGTTTTTTAATATAATTTAATTTACTTTTTTGAATTTTATTCTATCTGTGGTTAAAATTAATATTTTTATTTAACAATAGATAAAAGCTTTTAATCTGTTAATTTCTAACATATCAAAAGCTTTTATCTATTGTATATTGTTTTTTTGTTCTCTCTCTTAAACTATAACTTCTTCTTTATCATCTAATTTTTCTATTTTTACTGCAGTAATTTTATACTCTGGTGTCTTTGTAACAGGATCAAAAGCTGAGTTTGTAAGTTCATTTACAGGAGATTCTTTATAATGGAATGTCATAAACATCATTCCAGGCTTGACTCTCTCTGTTATAGTTACTCTTGTCAATATAGAACCACGTCTAGATGTTACTCTTATAAATTCTTCTTCTTTCACTCCAAGTTTTTCTGCATCAATAGGATTTATCTCAGCTAACTCATGAGGTCTTATTTTCATTAAAGTTTCTAGATGTCTAGTGGTAATACAGTAATGATACAGCATTCTTCCTGTCGCAAGAAGTGTAGGATATTCCTCACACACAAGTTCTGCTGGTGGTTCGTACTCTACTGGCAACATTAGTCCTAGTCCTCTTGAGAATTTTCCTTTGTGTAAAAACTTCGTTCCTGGATGCTCAACAGTTGGACATGGCCATTGAATTCCACCTTCATCAAGTCTTTCATATGTTATACCTGCATAACTAGGTATAGTTCTTCTTATTTCATTAAATATATCTTCTGCTGAAGAGTAATTAATATCATGTCCTAAACGATTTGCTATATCACATAATATTTCCCAATCTAATCTAGCTCTACCTGGTGGATTTACCGCTTTTCTAACCCTCTGTACCCTTCTCTCTGTATTTGTAAACGTACCATCTTTTTCACCATAACAAGTTGCAGGCAAGATTACGTCTGCATATGTAGCTATCTCTGATAAGAATATATCTTGCACAACTAAAAAATCTAGTTTCTTTAGAGCTGCCTTTATATGATTAGCATCCGGATCAGTCAACACAGGATCTTCTCCCATAACATACATAAATTTAAGAGTTCCGTCTGATGCTCCATCTATCATTTCTGGAATCCTAAGTCCTTTTTCAGATCTTAATTTAGCTCCCCAAGCTTTTTCAAAGAATTCTAAGTTTTTTAAATCACTAACATCTTTATATCCTGGAAAATTATTTGGTAAAGCACCCATATCACAAGATCCTTGAACGTTATTTTGTCCCCTTAATGGATTTATACCTGCATTTTCAATACCTAGATGTCCAGTTACCATAGCAAGGTTTGCAAGATTCATAACGTTTGCAGTTCCTGTAGTATGCTCGGTAATTCCTAACGTATAGAATATACCCGCCTTTTTAGTACCTGTATATAATCTAGCAGCTTCATATAAGTCGCCTTTTGGAATACCAGTAATTCTTTCTACGACATCTGGTGTATATCCTTTAACGGTATCCCACATATTTTCAAACCCTTCACATCTAGTTTTTATATATTCATCATCGTGCCATCCTTCATTTACTATAATATTTATCATACCATTTACAAGAGCTGCGTCAGTTCCTGATTGTAAGGGTAAGTATAGAGTGGCCATTTCTGCAAGTTCTGTACGACGAGGATCTACTACTATTAACTTAGACCCTTTTCTAGCAGCCTGCTTCATTTTATTTCCTATGATTGGATGGGCTTCTGTAGCATTACAACCTATAATAAATAACACCTCATTATCTACTACTTCACCAATAGAGTTTGTCATAGCTCCATCTCCAAGTGTAGTCGCAAGTCCAGCAACAGTCGGTGCATGACAAGTTCTCGCGCAATGATCTACATTATTTGTTCCCATAGCTACTCTCATAACTTTTTGAAATACATAGTTATCTTCATTTACACAACGTGCTGAGCTTAATCCTGCTAATGCATCTGCACCATGCTTTTCTCTTATATCATTTATTTTTCTTACTATAAGACTTAGAGCCTCATCCCAACTTGATTCAATAAATGTTCCATCCTTTTTTATTAATGGTTTAGTTAGTCTATCTGGGCTATTCATAATATCTATATGATATCTCCCTTTAACACACATCGCAGATTCATTAACAGGTGCATTATCTGTAGGAGTAACGCCTACTACTTTTCCACCTTTAATATTTAAATCAAAATTACATCCAGTACCACAAAATGGACATGTTGTACGTACTTTTGTTACTTCCCATGGTCTTACATTCTTTAATTGTTTATTTACAAGTGCTCCAGTTGGACAGACACTTATACATTGTCCACACATTCTACAATTCTTGTAATCAATAGAGTCGTCGAATGCAGTTGTAACCTTGGAATTAAATCCTCTTCCTGTAAATTCAATAGTACCTGTAACCTGAACTTCTTTACACACTCTCACACATTTTCCACATAAAATACATTTATTTTGATCTCTTTCCATAACAGGATTTAAGTCATCTATTTGATGATTCTTCTTTTCCCCTATAAATGAAGATTCTTTGATTCCATATCTAATACAATACTCCTGAAGTTTACATTCTCCAACTTTACTACATGTTAAACAGTCTTGTGGATGATTAGATAGTATCAAGTCTAGTAGGTTTTTCCTAGTCTCTATAACTTTTTTAGATTCTGTTTGTATAATCATACCCTCTGTTACTTCTGTGGAGCAAGCAGCCATAAGATTTCTAGCTCCTTCTACTTCTACTACACATATTCTACAGCCCCCAAAAGATGTAAGTTCTTTATCATAGCAAAAATTTGGTATATCTATTCCAATTCCGTTAGCCGCTTCTATTATACTAGTTTTCTCTTCCACTTGAACTTTTTTTCCGTCTATTATGATATTTATCATTCTTTTTGCACCTCCGAAAAATTTTCATAGTATTTGGAGTATTATGAATATCGTTATTTTTATAGAATATATCGTTATTTATCACAATAGTACTTTTGCGTATTTTATGTGTATTTTGCAACAGTTTCCGTTATTCATAAACTAACTATTCGATAATTATTCTATCACCGTTATATGAGAATGTAAATATCATTTTCACTCAGTCATGTTAATTAAATAACTACTTTTTATATGTTTTCATATAGTTGTATAAATTGAATCTATAACAAATTTTCTACTTATTACTTTTTTAAATAGTAATGTTCTAAAATTTCTCATAAAAAAAGATCCCTTTATTTAAAGAGATCCTTCTTTTTTTGTTTTTACACAAAATTATATTTTAAAACTATTTTCCAGATAATGATCTTTGAGCTTGCTCTACTAGTCTTTTTGTCATGTATCCACCAACGTAACCATTTTGTCTAGCAGATAGGTTTCCCTTGTCTATTGACTCATAGTTACTTAATCCTAACTCACTTGCAATCTCAGTTTTCATTTGATTTAAAGCTTGACGAGCTTCAGGAACAACTATTTTATTACTACTGTTTGTACTTGGCATGTTTTACACCTCCTTTTGCTTTGTAGTATTAATATCTGCAAAAGAAAGCGTTTTTAAACTAGTAATTTTTTCTATTATATCCAGTTCATATAGTCATTATATTTTCTTATAGTGATCCT
This window harbors:
- the coaD gene encoding pantetheine-phosphate adenylyltransferase, whose product is MIAVYPGSFDPVTNGHLDIIDRCSKKFDKVIVAVLNNSSKNSMFSVEERSELLEEVLKDYKNVEVDTFSGLLIDYVRENNIDVIVRGLRAVSDYEYEMQMALTNKSLYNDIETVFLISSTQYSFLSSSIVKEVAMFNGDISSLVPKIVKDAIKEKTKEGQK
- the fdhF gene encoding formate dehydrogenase subunit alpha, with the translated sequence MVTFVIDGKKVTVKKGTTILEAAKENGIDIPHLCYDKELSSFGGCRICVVEVEGARNLVASCSVEVSEGMVVQSESKRVVEARKNILDLLLSNHPKDCLTCDKVGNCGLQSYAYRYGVRKPSFEGERKNYAIESLNPVMERDQSKCILCGKCVRVCSEIQVTTAIDFVGRGFDSKIATGFDEPIDYKNCRLCGQCISMCPTGAISNKQLKGIKPWEVTKVRTTCPFCGTGCNFDLNVKDGKVVGVTPNPDSPVNGRSLCVKGRYHIDLINSEERLTTPLIKKKGEFVEASWEEAMKLVIGKLKDTKEQYGSDSIAGLSSARCVNEDNFVFQKMMRVAVGTNNVDHCARTUHAPTVAGLATTLGSGAMTNSIGEVEGNEVLFIIGSNATEAHPIIGNKMKKAAKNGSKLIVIDPRRTELAERATLWLPLNSGTDAALINGIMHIIVREGWHDKEFIESRCTGFESVLEVIENYPPDVATRITGISEELLYETAKLYTSTKKAGIFYTLGITEHTTGTANVMNLANLAMITGHLGIENAGINPMRGQNNVQGACDMGALPNTFPGYQNVEDEKNLKFFEETWGTKLNSKNGLRIPEMLDEAHDGNVKAMYVMGEDPVLTDPDANHVRKSLNNLDFLVVQDIFLSETAKLADVVLPATCYAEKDGTFTNTERRVQRVRKAVDPPGEARLDWKILCEVAKGLGAKGFDYRDSEEIHEEIRKTTPSYRGISYQRIDKVGIPWPCPTEDHPGTPILHKGTFPRGKGLMLPVEYEPPAELTCEDYPILLTTGRMLYHYNVMTRWSDKLDGIRPHELAEINPVDAKRLGLEEGDFARVSSRRGSIVTRVTVTERVKLGMVFMTFHYRESPVNELTNSAFDPVTKTAEYKVCAIKVEKIEDMQEVVI
- a CDS encoding alpha/beta-type small acid-soluble spore protein: MPSTNSSNKIVVPEARQALNQMKTEIASELGLSNYESIDKGNLSARQNGYVGGYMTKRLVEQAQRSLSGK
- the fdhF gene encoding formate dehydrogenase subunit alpha: MINIIIDGKKVQVEEKTSIIEAANGIGIDIPNFCYDKELTSFGGCRICVVEVEGARNLMAACSTEVTEGMIIQTESKKVIETRKNLLDLILSNHPQDCLTCSKVGECKLQEYCIRYGIKESSFIGEKKNHQIDDLNPVMERDQNKCILCGKCVRVCKEVQVTGTIEFTGRGFNSKVTTAFDDSIDYKNCRMCGQCISVCPTGALVNKQLKNVRPWEVTKVRTTCPFCGTGCNFDLNIKGGKVVGVTPTDNAPVNESAMCVKGRYHIDIMNSPDRLTKPLIKKDGTFIESSWDEALSLIVRKINDIREKHGADALAGLSSARCVNEDNYVFQKVMRVAMGTNNVDHCARTCHAPTVAGLATTLGDGAMTNSIGEVVDNEVLFIIGCNATEAHPIIGNKMKQAARKGSKLIVVDPRRTELAEMATLYLPLQSGTDAALVNGMINIIVNEGWHDDEYIKTRCEGFENMWDTVKGYTPDVVERITGIPKGDLYEAARLYTGTKKAGIFYTLGITEHTTGTANVMNLANLAMVTGHLGIENAGINPLRGQNNVQGSCDMGALPNNFPGYKDVSDLKNLEFFEKAWGAKLRSEKGLRIPEMIDGASDGTLKFMYVMGEDPVLTDPDANHIKAALKKLDFLVVQDIFLSEIATYADVILPATCYGEKDGTFTNTERRVQRVRKAVNPPGRARLDWEILCDIANRLGHDINYSSAEDIFNEIRRTIPSYAGITYERLDEGGIQWPCPTVEHPGTKFLHKGKFSRGLGLMLPVEYEPPAELVCEEYPTLLATGRMLYHYCITTRHLETLMKIRPHELAEINPIDAEKLGVKEEEFIRVTSRRGSILTRVTITERVKPGMMFMTFHYKESPVNELTNSAFDPVTKTPEYKITAVKIEKLDDKEEVIV
- the rsmD gene encoding 16S rRNA (guanine(966)-N(2))-methyltransferase RsmD, which gives rise to MIRMRVITGIARGHSLKSPKGLNTRPTSDKVKESIFNILGYIDEKSTVLDLFSGSGGIGIEFLSRGAETCYFVDSDINSIKIIKENLSNTRLLEKSLVYKNNVNRAIKILGSKKIRFDYIFLDPPYAKEHVMSTLENISEENLLNKEGKIIVEHETKLELPNQSHGFVKADYRKYGDTSVSFYTYEEVQN
- the mobB gene encoding molybdopterin-guanine dinucleotide biosynthesis protein B translates to MIPVISMVGYSNSGKTTILTKIISELKNRGYKVAVIKHHCGDFDIDHKGKDTYMHMEAGADTVMLSSPNKFALISNVEKEKSLDDLISYINDVDIIITEGYKSENKPKIEVYRESIGKGRIKCKSEELICIISDSYIDENIPYFNFENVKEITDFIVNGYIIQSITIEN
- the glp gene encoding gephyrin-like molybdotransferase Glp; amino-acid sequence: MIKGIELELAKEILLSKVKTTEVESINIMESLNRVLAEDIYATINVPEFNRSPLDGYAVKSNDVKNASKENPIKLKVIGTAPAGRVFKGEAKENTTIKIMTGAMIPHGYDTIIRKEDTDEGIEFVNIYVSSKAYENFVDIGEDVKKGEKLILKGTTINPGCVGMFAALGMREVNVYKKPKIGVLSTGTELRDITQSLDEGKIYNSNIYSISASIIQHGGIPISLGIVEDDLEKISEIFREKVNECDFIISTGGASVGDYDLIQNAYDKIGAETIFSRVKMKPGTPALASEYKEKILIGLSGNPGAALITFEVMVRPLIKKICGSRNWERNKVVGVMMDDFKKTSSQRRFMRVKVVKKEERVEIYLSGKQNPGVLRSMIDCNGLVDIPSNSSPLEKGQKVDVILLDEEGAK